The following proteins are encoded in a genomic region of Flammeovirga pectinis:
- the mmuM gene encoding homocysteine S-methyltransferase, with translation MDISKTILLDGGLSNALEAQSIDLNHELWSAKLLKEDEDAIVKAHLGYYMAGASCIITSSYQATIEGLMKYGNSREESIELIKKTTALGIKAREEALEKGIKQELFVAGSIGPYGAFLADGSEYRGDYGIDVEELIAFHKERLLLIDTTDIDVLACETMPSFDEVKAIVNLLDNTIHEGWISCSCKDGKHLNDGTPIQEVAAYLKGKKNVIAFGVNCTKPEYISSLIAEIKKGNSEIDIVVYPNSGQVYHADTKTWSGISDPSHCALMAQEWKMLGAKLIGGCCMMGTEHIEAMKLGLYEQSID, from the coding sequence ATGGATATTTCAAAAACTATACTCTTAGATGGAGGTTTATCAAATGCTTTGGAAGCACAGAGCATAGATTTAAATCACGAACTTTGGTCTGCAAAATTATTGAAAGAGGATGAAGATGCTATTGTTAAAGCTCATCTTGGATATTATATGGCAGGAGCAAGTTGTATAATTACATCTAGTTATCAAGCAACAATAGAGGGATTAATGAAATATGGAAACTCACGAGAGGAGAGTATTGAATTAATAAAAAAAACGACGGCTTTAGGTATAAAAGCCAGAGAAGAAGCTTTGGAGAAGGGAATAAAACAAGAGCTTTTTGTAGCAGGAAGTATTGGCCCTTATGGTGCTTTTTTAGCAGATGGATCAGAATATAGAGGTGATTATGGAATTGATGTAGAAGAGTTAATAGCATTTCATAAAGAAAGATTATTGCTTATTGATACTACCGATATTGATGTACTTGCTTGTGAAACAATGCCAAGTTTTGATGAAGTGAAAGCAATTGTAAACCTGTTAGATAACACAATACATGAGGGGTGGATTAGTTGTTCTTGTAAAGATGGAAAACATCTAAATGATGGTACACCTATTCAAGAAGTAGCAGCCTATTTAAAAGGGAAGAAAAATGTGATTGCTTTCGGGGTGAATTGTACTAAACCTGAATACATTTCCTCATTAATTGCAGAAATAAAAAAAGGTAATTCTGAAATAGATATCGTGGTTTATCCTAATTCTGGTCAGGTGTATCATGCGGATACAAAAACTTGGTCTGGAATTTCAGATCCGTCCCATTGTGCATTAATGGCTCAAGAATGGAAAATGTTAGGAGCTAAGTTAATTGGAGGTTGTTGTATGATGGGAACAGAACATATTGAAGCCATGAAATTAGGATTATATGAACAATCAATTGATTAA
- a CDS encoding AMP-binding protein — protein MRFISVLDAFQKWEKETPNQPFLHQNINGSKVTLSYKEAGDQIRKIASGLKSIGMERGDHVAILSKNCSHWIMADIAILMAGCVSIPIYPTTDKETINQILNHSESKAIFIGKLDDYASQKDGVTDIPKIGIEMHGMNEKLGWDELVGKNEPLQDIFKPKKEDLMTILYTSGTTGNPKGVMHSYGSVQFAVSEFEHHFDLPKNPRFFAFLSLAHIAERAAYEFIGLYLGGSIAFPESLESFPANLAEAKPHMFFAVPRIFQKFQESILKKMPQNKLNFLLKVPFINNVIRKKIVSALGLQEAVSVISGAAPISPDLQEWFKTLGLDVNQGYGMSEDVCVSHMNFPGMNRIGSVGQKYAHIQTKLSGEGEVCLKSDCLTMGYFKDEVQTTALFDEDGFLKTGDLGEYDHDGYLSIVGRVKDQFKTDKGKYISPNHLELPLSDNPNIEQVCVVGTGIPQPIALVIPSEGGKDLSQDALKASLKESLDTLNQKLPNYEKIAKVIVMKEDWTIDNGLLTPTLKLKRNNLEKIHTPYYAEWFSKNEVIIFE, from the coding sequence ATGAGATTTATATCAGTCTTGGATGCTTTCCAGAAATGGGAAAAAGAAACACCAAATCAACCTTTTCTTCATCAAAATATTAATGGCTCAAAAGTTACTTTATCTTATAAAGAAGCTGGAGATCAAATTAGAAAGATAGCTTCTGGATTGAAGTCTATTGGAATGGAACGAGGAGACCATGTAGCAATTTTATCAAAGAATTGTTCGCATTGGATTATGGCTGATATAGCTATTTTAATGGCAGGGTGTGTAAGTATTCCTATTTATCCTACAACTGATAAAGAAACAATAAATCAGATTCTTAACCATTCAGAATCAAAAGCAATTTTTATTGGTAAGTTAGACGACTATGCTTCTCAGAAAGATGGGGTGACTGATATTCCTAAAATAGGAATAGAAATGCATGGCATGAATGAAAAATTAGGTTGGGATGAATTAGTAGGAAAAAATGAACCACTTCAGGATATCTTTAAGCCTAAAAAGGAGGACTTAATGACAATCTTGTACACTTCTGGTACAACTGGAAATCCTAAAGGTGTAATGCATTCGTATGGTAGTGTTCAGTTTGCTGTAAGCGAATTTGAACATCATTTTGATTTACCTAAAAATCCAAGATTCTTTGCATTCTTATCTTTAGCACATATTGCAGAAAGAGCAGCTTATGAGTTTATCGGTTTATATTTAGGCGGAAGTATAGCCTTCCCAGAATCATTAGAGTCTTTCCCTGCAAACCTTGCAGAAGCAAAACCTCATATGTTCTTTGCTGTTCCAAGGATTTTCCAGAAATTCCAAGAAAGTATTCTTAAAAAGATGCCGCAAAATAAGTTGAACTTTTTATTAAAAGTACCATTTATTAATAATGTAATCAGAAAGAAAATTGTTTCTGCTTTAGGTTTACAAGAAGCTGTTTCTGTTATTTCTGGAGCAGCTCCAATCTCTCCAGATTTACAAGAATGGTTTAAAACTTTAGGTTTAGATGTAAACCAAGGTTACGGTATGTCAGAAGATGTATGTGTATCTCATATGAACTTTCCTGGTATGAACAGAATAGGTTCAGTAGGTCAGAAATATGCACATATTCAAACTAAATTATCTGGAGAAGGAGAAGTTTGTTTAAAGAGTGATTGCCTAACTATGGGCTACTTTAAAGATGAAGTACAAACAACTGCTTTATTTGATGAAGATGGTTTCTTGAAAACAGGAGATTTAGGAGAATACGATCATGATGGTTATCTATCAATTGTTGGTAGAGTGAAAGATCAATTTAAAACTGATAAAGGGAAATATATTTCTCCAAATCATTTAGAATTGCCTTTATCTGATAATCCTAATATTGAACAAGTTTGTGTTGTTGGTACTGGTATCCCTCAACCTATTGCGTTGGTTATTCCTTCAGAAGGAGGAAAAGATTTATCTCAAGATGCTTTAAAAGCATCTCTTAAAGAGTCGTTAGATACATTAAACCAGAAACTTCCTAATTACGAAAAAATAGCAAAAGTTATTGTAATGAAAGAAGATTGGACAATTGATAATGGTCTTTTAACGCCAACACTAAAGTTAAAACGAAATAATTTAGAAAAGATTCATACTCCATATTATGCTGAGTGGTTCAGTAAAAATGAAGTGATAATCTTTGAATAA
- the eat gene encoding ethanolamine permease: MSAPQLTKTLTPLMLWGLGVGYVISGMYFGWNLGLAEGGTLGLAIATFFVVIMYVTFTFSYTELACAIPKAGGAFEYAKRGLGPKLGFLGGMAQNIEFIFAPPAIASAIGAYLNLLYPSIDTIYFAIAAYFIFTAINILGVKLAATFELIITVLAVLELLIFSGVTLPHFEFSNLERNAFPNGIPGIFASIPFAIWFFLAIEGVANVAEETKNPSKSILLGFGSSISTLVILCVLTFVSAVGVGGWETVVYLPSSTVPSDSPLPLALGQVVSEGNILYKLLIGIGLLGLVASFHGIILVAGRSTFEFGREGYAPKFLSKIHPKFKTPISALLVNMVIGIIALFTGKTAEIITIACFGALVLYIISMLSLFALRKKEPNLNRPFSVPFYPLFPLIALVIATISLLAMTYYNLHLATIFTVIMLGTYTYFLFNFRKKRT, from the coding sequence ATGAGTGCTCCCCAATTAACTAAAACACTTACGCCATTAATGTTATGGGGTTTAGGTGTTGGGTATGTAATTTCTGGAATGTATTTCGGGTGGAATTTAGGATTAGCAGAAGGAGGAACATTAGGTTTGGCTATTGCTACATTCTTTGTAGTAATTATGTACGTAACCTTTACTTTCTCTTATACTGAATTAGCATGTGCAATCCCTAAAGCAGGAGGCGCTTTTGAATATGCAAAAAGAGGATTAGGCCCCAAATTAGGGTTTCTTGGTGGCATGGCTCAAAATATAGAATTTATTTTTGCTCCACCAGCTATTGCTTCTGCAATTGGAGCATACCTTAACTTATTGTATCCATCTATTGATACAATTTATTTTGCAATAGCAGCTTATTTTATATTTACTGCTATTAATATTTTAGGTGTGAAACTAGCTGCTACCTTCGAATTAATAATTACAGTATTAGCAGTTTTAGAATTATTGATTTTTTCTGGTGTAACATTACCACATTTTGAGTTTTCTAATTTGGAACGTAATGCTTTTCCGAATGGAATACCAGGTATTTTTGCTTCAATTCCATTTGCAATTTGGTTCTTTCTAGCTATTGAAGGAGTGGCCAATGTTGCAGAAGAAACTAAGAATCCATCAAAAAGTATTTTATTAGGGTTTGGTTCATCTATTTCCACATTAGTAATCTTATGTGTACTTACTTTTGTTTCTGCTGTTGGAGTAGGTGGTTGGGAAACTGTTGTTTATTTACCATCAAGTACTGTTCCATCGGATTCACCATTACCTTTAGCATTGGGACAAGTAGTGTCAGAAGGTAATATTCTATATAAACTATTAATTGGAATTGGTTTATTAGGGCTCGTTGCTTCTTTTCATGGTATAATTTTAGTAGCAGGGCGTTCAACTTTTGAATTTGGAAGAGAAGGTTATGCACCAAAATTTCTAAGTAAAATACATCCTAAATTTAAAACCCCTATTAGTGCTTTATTGGTAAATATGGTAATTGGTATAATTGCTTTGTTTACTGGTAAAACAGCAGAAATTATTACAATAGCCTGTTTTGGTGCATTGGTATTGTATATTATCTCAATGCTTTCATTGTTTGCATTAAGGAAGAAAGAACCGAACTTAAATCGCCCTTTTAGCGTTCCATTTTATCCGTTATTTCCATTAATAGCATTAGTTATTGCAACAATCTCACTGTTAGCCATGACCTATTATAATCTCCATTTGGCTACTATTTTTACAGTAATAATGCTTGGTACATATACTTATTTTCTTTTTAATTTTAGAAAAAAAAGGACATAA
- a CDS encoding YceI family protein produces MKKLVITIAAVALSIASFGQKIDQEVSKVNWTAYKVVGSSHTGDIAIKEGSFKIKKGEVKEGEIVIDLSTLNSTDLEGEWKGKLDGHLKSADFFDVEKYPTATFVLKEAVKEGDNHKLKGDLTIKGITQEVVFDSKLQKVDKNHVLVGKIKIDRTKFGLKYGSNSFFDNLGDKAIADEFEIDFKVQTI; encoded by the coding sequence ATGAAAAAATTAGTTATCACAATCGCAGCAGTAGCATTAAGTATTGCATCATTTGGTCAAAAGATCGATCAAGAAGTTTCTAAAGTAAATTGGACCGCTTATAAAGTAGTTGGATCATCTCACACTGGGGATATTGCAATTAAAGAAGGTTCTTTTAAGATTAAGAAAGGAGAAGTAAAAGAAGGTGAGATTGTAATTGATCTTTCAACTTTAAATAGTACTGATTTAGAAGGTGAGTGGAAAGGTAAACTAGACGGACATTTAAAATCTGCTGATTTCTTTGACGTTGAAAAGTACCCTACAGCAACTTTTGTACTTAAAGAGGCAGTAAAAGAAGGTGACAACCACAAACTAAAAGGTGATTTAACAATCAAAGGAATTACACAAGAAGTAGTTTTTGATTCTAAACTTCAAAAAGTAGATAAAAACCATGTACTTGTAGGTAAAATTAAGATTGACAGAACTAAATTTGGTTTAAAATATGGTTCTAATTCATTCTTTGACAACTTAGGTGATAAAGCAATTGCAGATGAATTTGAAATTGATTTCAAAGTGCAAACTATCTAA
- a CDS encoding arylsulfatase: protein MRNILLTISVLLMTAGAMFAQKSKKNKKPNILVIMGDDVGYGNVSIYNNKMLAYQTPNIDGIGEKGVTLTSQYAQQSCTAGRAAFITGQSPLRTGLSTIGMPGSKIGIQKEDPTIAEVLKPLGYTSGQFGKNHLGDRDEFLPTNHGFDEFFGNLYHLNAEEEPEDPAYPTDPEFKKKYGPRGVIHSYADGRISDTGPLNKKRMETVDGEFMNASINFMEKAVNEDKPFFVWFNSTRMHVFTHLTEESKKLVNKYGLYGAGMTELDNQVGTLLNKLEELGVAENTIVIFTTDNGVEKMTWPDGGISPFRGEKGSTWEGGVRVPFVIKYPNGIKDTGRKLNGIVSHEDMMPTLYAAVTGKDDLKETLKTKGYKGEEQTYKVHLDGYNQWDYFTGKEEKSRRDAFFYVADNGMIQAMRWDDWKIHFIVQEGEGPDMWFSGHRFALSWPKIYNLAQDPYESADHSGMYLKWYGQKMWLFVPAKEKLGEFFMSFKEFPPRQRPELLSPGKMQEMLYQMMDRTPKN from the coding sequence ATGAGAAATATTTTACTAACAATTTCAGTCTTATTAATGACTGCTGGAGCAATGTTCGCTCAGAAATCTAAGAAAAATAAAAAGCCAAATATTTTGGTAATTATGGGTGATGATGTTGGATATGGAAACGTCAGTATTTATAATAATAAAATGTTAGCATATCAAACACCAAATATTGATGGTATTGGTGAAAAAGGAGTAACATTAACTTCACAATATGCACAACAATCATGTACAGCAGGTAGAGCTGCTTTTATTACTGGACAATCTCCATTAAGAACAGGTTTATCTACTATTGGAATGCCAGGTTCTAAAATTGGTATCCAAAAAGAAGATCCAACAATTGCAGAAGTTTTAAAACCACTAGGTTATACATCTGGTCAATTTGGTAAAAATCACTTAGGCGATAGAGATGAATTTTTACCAACAAACCATGGTTTTGATGAGTTCTTTGGTAATCTTTATCACTTAAATGCTGAAGAGGAGCCAGAAGATCCTGCTTACCCTACAGACCCTGAATTTAAGAAAAAATATGGTCCAAGAGGTGTTATTCATTCTTATGCAGACGGACGTATCTCTGATACAGGTCCTTTAAATAAAAAGAGAATGGAAACTGTAGATGGCGAATTTATGAATGCCTCTATCAACTTCATGGAAAAAGCAGTTAACGAAGATAAGCCATTCTTTGTATGGTTCAACTCAACTCGTATGCACGTATTTACTCACCTTACAGAAGAATCTAAGAAATTAGTGAACAAGTATGGCTTATATGGTGCAGGTATGACAGAACTTGATAATCAAGTTGGTACGTTATTAAATAAATTAGAAGAATTAGGTGTTGCAGAAAATACTATTGTTATTTTCACTACAGATAATGGTGTTGAAAAAATGACATGGCCTGACGGTGGTATTTCTCCATTCCGTGGTGAAAAAGGATCTACTTGGGAAGGTGGTGTTCGTGTACCATTCGTAATAAAATATCCTAACGGAATAAAAGATACAGGTCGTAAATTAAATGGTATTGTTTCTCATGAAGACATGATGCCTACACTATATGCTGCAGTAACTGGCAAAGATGATTTAAAGGAGACTTTAAAAACAAAAGGTTACAAAGGTGAAGAGCAAACTTATAAAGTACATTTAGATGGTTATAACCAATGGGATTACTTTACAGGGAAAGAAGAAAAATCGAGAAGAGATGCATTCTTCTATGTAGCAGATAATGGAATGATCCAAGCAATGCGTTGGGATGATTGGAAAATCCACTTTATTGTTCAAGAAGGTGAAGGTCCTGATATGTGGTTCTCTGGTCATAGATTTGCCCTTTCATGGCCAAAGATCTATAACTTAGCACAAGATCCTTATGAATCTGCTGATCATTCTGGAATGTACTTAAAATGGTACGGACAAAAAATGTGGTTATTTGTTCCAGCAAAAGAAAAATTAGGAGAATTCTTTATGAGCTTTAAAGAATTTCCTCCTCGCCAAAGACCAGAATTATTAAGTCCTGGTAAAATGCAAGAGATGTTATATCAAATGATGGATAGAACACCAAAGAACTAA
- a CDS encoding arylsulfatase produces the protein MMNKRILTVGLLLMTSIGAFAQKGKTKDRPNILVIMGDDIGYGNVSTYNNGMLAYQTPNIDEIGKEGVVLTSEYGQQSCTAGRAAFITGQSPLRTGLSTIGMPGSKIGLQDEDATIAELLKPYGYATGQFGKNHLGDRDEFLPTNHGFDEFYGNLYHLNAEEEPEDPAYPTDPAFKKKYGPRGVIHSYADGRISDTGPLTKKRMEDVDEDFLQASERFMTQAVKEDKPFFVWFNSTRMHAFTHLNDKYKQYLHDYGLYGAGMKELDDNVGLLLNKLEELGVAENTIVIFTTDNGVEKMTWPDGGISPFRGEKGSTWEGGVRVPFVIRYPKEIKSTGRRLNGIVSHEDMMPTLYAAATGDTKLVEKMKEGMTVGDKTFKLHLDGYNQWDYFTGKSEKSARDTFFYVADNGMIQAMRWNDWKIHFVIQEGEGPDMWFSGHRFEVSWPKIYNLAQDPYEAADHSGMYLKWYGQKMWLFVPAKQMLGQFFMSFKDFPPRQRPETLSPGKMQEMLYQMMDKGAAKAGQ, from the coding sequence ATGATGAACAAAAGGATACTTACAGTAGGGTTACTACTAATGACGTCAATTGGAGCGTTTGCTCAAAAAGGCAAAACAAAGGATAGACCAAATATATTAGTAATTATGGGTGATGACATTGGGTATGGGAACGTTAGTACCTACAATAATGGCATGCTTGCTTATCAAACTCCAAATATTGACGAAATAGGTAAAGAAGGTGTTGTTTTAACTTCAGAATATGGTCAACAATCTTGTACGGCAGGTAGAGCAGCTTTCATTACAGGCCAATCACCATTAAGAACAGGTTTGTCAACTATAGGTATGCCAGGTTCTAAAATAGGTTTACAAGATGAAGATGCAACGATAGCAGAGTTATTAAAACCTTATGGTTATGCAACTGGTCAATTTGGTAAAAATCACTTAGGTGATAGAGACGAATTCTTACCAACAAATCATGGTTTTGATGAATTTTATGGAAATCTTTACCATTTAAATGCAGAAGAGGAGCCAGAAGATCCTGCTTACCCTACAGACCCAGCATTTAAGAAAAAATACGGGCCTAGAGGGGTAATTCATTCTTATGCTGATGGACGTATTTCTGATACGGGTCCTTTAACAAAAAAGCGAATGGAAGATGTAGATGAGGATTTCTTACAGGCTTCTGAAAGATTCATGACACAAGCAGTTAAAGAGGACAAACCTTTCTTTGTTTGGTTTAACTCTACTCGTATGCACGCATTTACGCACTTAAATGATAAATACAAACAGTACCTTCATGATTACGGTTTATACGGTGCAGGCATGAAAGAACTTGATGATAATGTTGGTTTATTATTAAATAAATTAGAGGAATTAGGTGTTGCAGAAAATACTATTGTTATTTTCACTACAGATAATGGTGTTGAAAAAATGACATGGCCTGACGGTGGTATTTCTCCATTCCGTGGTGAGAAAGGATCTACTTGGGAAGGTGGTGTTCGTGTACCGTTTGTTATTAGATATCCAAAAGAAATCAAAAGCACAGGACGTAGATTAAACGGTATTGTTTCTCATGAAGATATGATGCCTACATTGTATGCAGCAGCAACTGGTGATACTAAGTTGGTTGAAAAAATGAAAGAAGGGATGACAGTTGGTGATAAAACATTCAAGTTACATTTAGATGGTTATAACCAATGGGATTACTTTACTGGCAAATCAGAAAAATCAGCTAGAGATACATTTTTCTATGTAGCTGATAATGGAATGATCCAAGCAATGCGTTGGAATGATTGGAAAATTCACTTTGTAATCCAAGAAGGTGAAGGTCCAGATATGTGGTTCTCAGGTCACAGATTCGAAGTTTCATGGCCTAAGATTTACAATTTAGCTCAAGATCCATACGAAGCTGCAGATCATTCTGGGATGTACTTAAAATGGTACGGTCAAAAAATGTGGTTATTTGTTCCAGCAAAACAAATGTTAGGTCAGTTCTTTATGAGCTTTAAAGACTTCCCTCCACGCCAGCGACCAGAAACACTATCTCCTGGTAAAATGCAAGAAATGTTATACCAAATGATGGATAAAGGAGCAGCGAAAGCAGGTCAATAA
- a CDS encoding TetR/AcrR family transcriptional regulator yields MAGRPKIFKQEEVLDKTIQLFWENGYEATSTNDLLKEVNLNKGSLYNSFKSKRELFKAGLHALEGKALDNFEKTLAESDDPIQIIKNMFLGIADASYLSNCKGCILGNTIIEFIGKDEEIKDIAVDYLLKLENIFVRYIKKAELEGKLNTTQSPEFLAKHLINFWNGINVTRRVHQNKKDLLEIINYNLNFIK; encoded by the coding sequence ATGGCAGGTAGACCAAAGATTTTTAAGCAAGAAGAAGTATTAGATAAAACAATTCAATTGTTTTGGGAAAATGGCTACGAAGCTACAAGTACAAACGATTTACTAAAAGAAGTAAACCTTAATAAGGGCAGTCTTTATAATAGTTTTAAAAGTAAAAGAGAACTATTTAAAGCAGGTTTGCATGCATTAGAAGGGAAAGCACTCGATAATTTTGAGAAAACATTAGCAGAAAGTGATGATCCCATACAAATTATAAAAAATATGTTTTTGGGTATTGCCGATGCTTCTTATCTATCAAATTGCAAAGGGTGTATTTTAGGTAATACGATTATCGAATTTATTGGTAAAGATGAGGAGATCAAAGATATTGCTGTCGATTACTTACTAAAATTGGAAAACATTTTTGTGAGATACATCAAAAAAGCTGAATTAGAAGGTAAATTAAATACTACCCAAAGCCCAGAATTTCTAGCCAAGCATCTGATTAATTTTTGGAACGGAATTAACGTTACAAGAAGGGTTCATCAGAATAAAAAAGACCTATTAGAAATAATTAATTATAACCTAAACTTTATAAAATAG
- a CDS encoding DUF417 family protein: MDNQSSILQKIGENISRYGLVLILLWYGVFKFTPTEAEAIKPLIENSPFFNWMLSIMTLQQVSNFIGITEIITAIAIALRPISPKIAALGSALAVVTFVGTLSFLFTTPGMFKIVEWLYVPNGFVLKDLLLLGFSFWSLGEALSAIKNQENTLT, translated from the coding sequence ATGGATAATCAATCATCAATACTTCAAAAAATTGGAGAAAACATCAGTAGATATGGCTTGGTACTTATATTACTTTGGTATGGCGTATTTAAATTTACTCCTACTGAAGCTGAAGCGATAAAACCATTAATAGAAAATAGCCCATTTTTTAATTGGATGCTTTCTATTATGACACTTCAACAGGTGTCTAATTTTATTGGTATTACAGAAATAATAACAGCAATAGCAATAGCTTTACGACCTATTTCTCCAAAAATAGCTGCACTAGGGAGTGCGTTAGCAGTTGTTACATTTGTGGGTACATTATCATTCTTATTTACCACTCCAGGTATGTTTAAAATAGTAGAATGGTTGTACGTTCCTAATGGGTTTGTATTAAAAGATTTACTCCTTTTAGGCTTTAGTTTTTGGAGTTTGGGCGAAGCACTTTCTGCAATAAAAAATCAGGAAAATACTTTGACATAA
- a CDS encoding carboxymuconolactone decarboxylase family protein, with protein MDLLNEYRERRADQNKKVIDNADKVIKRIYSLDTITYTEGALDEKTKEIIGLTTSLVLRCDDCVKYHLEKCVELGYSKAQIIEGMGVANVVGGTIVIPHLRRAVEYLEALSQEIEEEK; from the coding sequence ATGGATTTATTAAACGAATACAGAGAAAGAAGAGCCGATCAGAATAAGAAAGTAATAGACAATGCAGATAAAGTAATTAAAAGAATTTACAGTCTTGATACTATAACTTATACTGAGGGTGCTTTAGACGAAAAAACAAAAGAAATCATAGGTTTAACAACATCACTTGTTTTACGTTGTGATGATTGTGTAAAATATCATTTAGAAAAATGTGTAGAGTTAGGGTACTCTAAGGCTCAAATTATAGAAGGTATGGGTGTTGCCAATGTTGTTGGTGGTACTATAGTAATTCCTCATTTAAGAAGAGCAGTAGAATATTTAGAGGCTTTATCTCAAGAAATAGAAGAGGAGAAATAA
- a CDS encoding glutamine synthetase family protein, translating to MTKQEIIDLLEDSRHTKVKVAIVDIDGVLRGKYMHIDKFISSLDSGFGFCDVVFGWDMADESYDNVKVTGWHTGYPDAPARIDVNTFRQVPWEDDVPFFLADFSRDNKKDETVGPRALLKRINSKANDLGFAPLFSQEFEWFNFKQTTTELHEKDFNNIKPLTEGMFGYSILRASENSDFFHALFDMMEDFKVPLEGLHTETGPGVYEAAIQYSDIVEAADRATLFKSSAKEIGYKHGIIASFMAKQNMKLPGCSGHVHQSLWNIDKTKNLFYDPEKEDNISDVMQSYIAGQLHCLPYMLPMLAPTINSYKRLVEGAWAPTTLTWAVDNRTTALRVLPHGEKSARLETRVVGSDVNPYLAMSACLAAGLYGIENKLTLDTPKTIGNGYEDFKNGTLPSNLWDATQNMKNSSLMKDLFGEEFVEHFTLTREWEWKQFMNHVTDWETKRYFEII from the coding sequence ATGACCAAACAAGAAATTATTGATCTACTCGAAGATAGTAGACATACAAAAGTAAAAGTAGCTATTGTAGATATTGACGGCGTCCTCCGTGGAAAATACATGCACATCGATAAATTTATATCTTCTTTAGATAGTGGATTTGGGTTTTGTGATGTTGTTTTTGGTTGGGATATGGCCGACGAGTCGTACGATAATGTTAAAGTAACGGGTTGGCACACAGGTTATCCAGATGCACCAGCTAGGATAGATGTAAACACATTTAGACAAGTGCCGTGGGAAGATGATGTTCCTTTTTTCTTAGCTGATTTTAGTAGAGATAATAAAAAAGATGAGACAGTAGGGCCAAGAGCTTTACTAAAAAGAATAAATAGTAAAGCAAATGATTTAGGTTTTGCTCCACTATTTTCTCAAGAATTTGAGTGGTTTAATTTTAAGCAAACAACAACAGAATTACACGAAAAAGACTTTAATAATATAAAACCTTTAACAGAAGGAATGTTTGGGTACTCTATTTTAAGAGCATCCGAAAATAGCGACTTCTTCCATGCATTGTTTGATATGATGGAGGATTTTAAAGTTCCTCTAGAAGGGTTACACACAGAAACAGGGCCCGGAGTATATGAAGCTGCAATTCAATACAGTGATATTGTTGAAGCTGCTGATAGAGCTACATTGTTTAAATCTTCTGCAAAAGAAATTGGATACAAACATGGTATAATAGCTAGTTTTATGGCAAAGCAAAACATGAAACTACCAGGTTGTAGTGGTCATGTGCATCAAAGTTTATGGAATATTGATAAAACAAAAAACCTGTTTTATGATCCAGAAAAAGAAGATAATATAAGTGATGTAATGCAATCATATATTGCAGGACAGTTGCATTGCTTACCATATATGTTGCCTATGTTAGCACCTACAATTAACAGCTATAAAAGATTAGTAGAAGGGGCTTGGGCGCCAACCACATTAACATGGGCGGTTGATAACAGAACAACGGCTTTAAGAGTTTTACCACATGGCGAAAAATCTGCACGATTAGAAACAAGAGTGGTAGGTTCTGATGTGAATCCATATTTAGCAATGTCAGCATGTTTGGCCGCTGGATTATATGGAATAGAAAACAAATTAACATTAGATACCCCTAAGACAATTGGCAACGGTTATGAAGATTTTAAAAATGGAACTCTGCCTTCTAATCTTTGGGATGCAACACAGAATATGAAAAATTCTTCGTTAATGAAGGATTTATTTGGTGAAGAATTCGTAGAACATTTCACTTTAACAAGAGAATGGGAATGGAAACAATTTATGAACCATGTAACTGATTGGGAAACGAAAAGATATTTTGAAATAATATAA